GCTCGAGCAGCGGATACCTGAGCAGTGCCACCGAAAGCCTGATCTACTCGGCCGGCCTGCGCAGCATGGAAAGCAGCCTGGCGTCGACCGGCACCTCCTCGCTGACGCCCGGGCTGTTGCGCGGTGCCAGCCGCTTTGGCGGCGGCTCGGTCGGTGCCATGTTCGTCGAAGGCATCAGCATGGGCCTGCTGGAAGAGCGCGAGCATTCCGGCCCCGAGGTCGGCACCCGCCTGTTCCGCTCGGGGGGGCTGGGCGGCGCCAGTGTCTGGGCCGGCGCGGCAGCCGGCACGGCGGTCGGCGGGCCGGTGGGATTCATCGTTGGCCTGGCGGTCGGCGGCGCGCTTTACTACATCGGCGACAAGCTGGTGCCGGGCGGACGCGAGGACTGGGATGCGCACGAGGCCGGCTGCACGCCATTGCCGACGGTCTCGCGCTGGACTGGCGGCGCGCCTGGCGGGTTCAACTCGGTGATGTTCAACTGCTTCGAGGCCGCGACGCCGGTGCGGCTGGCCGACGGCAGCGAGCGGCGCATCGCCGATATCGCGATCGGCGATGCCGTACTGAGCTACAACGAGCAGTTGCAGCGGCTGCAGACCTGCCTGGTCAGCGCGGTCCACCAGGCGGCGCCGGCGCTGATGCTGCGGCTGCAACTGGAAAATGCGCCACCCGTGCAGGTCACGCCGGCCCACAAGCTGCGCACCCCGCATGGCTGGATGCCGGCAGGCGACCTGCGGCCCGGCGACATCCTGTGGATTGCGTCGTCCGCCGCAGGCGTTCCGGCCGTGGCCGGCGCGCGCCTGGCATCGGTGACCGCCGCGGCGCCGGCCGGGCCCGTCTACGACCTCTCGGTGACCGGCACGCATACCTATTTCGCGGGCGGCATCCTGGCGCACAACAAGCTGCCATGAGCCAGGCAGGCAAACCGCCCGGGCGCGCCGCCGCAACGCGCCGCAACCAACGGCCCGGCGATGCCCGCCACGTGGCTGCGCCAGGCAAGCCGCATGATGCTGCCGCGCCGGCGGACCCTGCGCGGCTCGACAACCAGACGCACCAGGACCAGGCCAGCCTCGGCCTGCTGAGGCGCGGCCGGGACGTCGGCGGCGAGGTCGGCAGCTATGTCGGCAGCGACGTCGGCAGCCATGTGCCGGCGCCGCAGGCCAGTACCGCCTGCAGCTGCACCCCAGGCCAGCCGCCCTGCCCCGCCTGCCTTGCCGGCGGCAATGCCATCCTGCGGCGCAAGCCGCGCAGCCACGACCTGCTGCGCGACTCGCCGGGCCTTGCGCTCGGCCACGCGCGGCCGCTTGGCGACAGCGAGCGCGGCTTCTTCGAGCGCCGGTACCACGCCGACCTGTCCGCGGTGCGCGTCCACGACAACTCCTCGGCGGCCGCCAGCGCCACGCGGCTGAACGCGCGCGCCTTCAGCACCGGCGCAGACATCGCCTTCGGCGCGGGCGAGTTCCGCCCGCACACGCGCGAGGGCCGGCACTTGCTGGCGCACGAGCTTGCGCATGTAGTGCAAGGGCACGGCGGCATCCGCCGCGCGCCCGCCGCCGATGCACCCGCCACCGATGCACCCGCCACCGATAGGGCCGCTGCCAGCGCCGATGTGCGGCTTAGCCCAACCAAGCCCTGGCTCGCCATGGCCCCGGCCCAAGCCGGCGCGGATGCGGTCGCCACGGCCCTGTACGGTGCCAACCCGCAAGCCATGCCGAAAAAGATGCCCGAGTGGGCATCGCTCTATCTCGGCAAGCTCGTCGGCATCCAGGAATTCGAGGTCCAGCCGGAACTGCTGGTCGAGCCCTTCAAGACGCAGTTCTATGAGCGGATGTCGGCACGCCTGGAGGCCGATGTCGCCGCGGTCGAGAGCATCCTGCTGCAGGCCCGCATCGATGCCGCCGACGAGCGCCGGCTGATCGACTACGTCGACTGGTGGTCGCGGCGCAAGGACCTGCGCGCCGGGAATGGCCGCACCTACTTCGACATGTTCCTGGGACGGCTCAGGCAGGACACCTGGCACACCGACTACCTGGTCGCCGACAGCGCGTCGAAGCCCTTCCTCGACAAGCTCTATACCGAAGTGGAGGAGCGCGTCGGCGAGCTGAACTCCATGATCGCCAGCAACAGCCGCGAGTACGGCGCCTACCGTCCGACGTGGGCGCGGCTGGAAGACCTGGCCAGCGTGGCGCAGGGCGGCACCGCGATGCCGGAGGTCAATCCCGAACTGGTCACGCGCACGTCTGACCTGATCGCCGAGCGGCTGGCCGGCGTCACCACCGCCGAAGACAGCAAGGTGATCGGCGACCTGATCGGCGGCATGCCGCCGGCGGCGCAGGCCGAAGTGCTGCGCAACCTGATGCACCGCTTCGGCGAAGCCGACTGGACCGGGATCTTCGGGCGCTTCGGCGAGGCGTGGGAAGGCGGCATGCTGTACTTCCTGTTCGAGGACATGACCGAGGCGGACCGCCAGCGCACCGCGCAGGCGCTCAGGCAAAGCAAGGTGCTGCCCGGCGGCACGGTCGATGCGCTGACGGGCGGGCGCGGCTGGGGCGGGAAGTACCTGCCCTACACCACCCGGCTCGGCCACGAAGCCGCGGAGTTCTATGCGGACGAATGCGTGCATGGCGAGGGTGCCGGCTCGGGCGCCGCCTGCGTGGGCCTTGGCTTTGCCGTGCTGTGGACGCCGGAGACGGCCGGCGCCACGGTGGCGACGCTCGCCACCGCGGGCCTGGGCGGGCCTGTGGCGCAGGCATTCCCGACGCTTGGGCGCGTCATGCTGGTAGGCGGCACCGGCGTGGCCGCCTACCAGGGCACCCAGGCGCTGGTGGAACTGGCAACCGGCACCGGCATGGACGGCAAGCCGCTGGACAGCACCGACAAGCTCACGCGCGGCATCCTGCTGGTATCCAGCGCGCTGTTCATGGCGGCCGGCTTCATGGGCGCGGCGAGCCTCGGCGGCAAGCCGCCGGGCGCGCTGGCACCGCGGCCGCCCGGCACCATCGAGCCCGCGGTGCCGGGCGGTGGCGCGGGCGGCGGTGCGGCGGCCGAAGGTGCGATCCCGCTGCGCATGCTGCCAGTCGACCCGGTCACGGGCGAATGCACCGTGCTCGGCCAGAACCCGGCCACCGGCGAGGTTGCCGTGCTGCGCATCAACATGAAAACCGGCGACGGCGTGATGCAATCCGGCGCCACGGTGCGCGCCGTCAGCCGCTGGCAGCTGCAGCCGGAACGTCCGCTGCTGGGGCCGGCAGCCAGTCCCAGCGCCGGTACCGCACCCGCATCCGCCCCCGCTTCCGCGCCGGGCACGCCGGCGGCACTGGCGCCGCGCTACCTGACGGTCGCGGAACTCCTGCCGAACCCGGCGGAACCGTTCGCGGTCCCGGCGGTGGAGACGGCCTACCAGGGCTATGTCGCCGGCGCCCCGGCGCCCAAGCCGCGCCTGGCCTGGATCCTCGCCACGCGCGGTGGGCCGCGCGCGACGCTGGTGGATCTGCTCGGGCCCAATTTCCCCGGCCCGGCGGAATCGGCCGCATCAGGCGCCAACATCCAGCTCGGACGGATCGCCCGCCCCGCCACGCTGACGCAGGCGGCGCTGGACAAGCACCTTGCCACAGTGCAGGCCCAGCCGGGCAAGCTCGGCCGCAAGGTCGCGGGCATGCAGCGCGGCGGTGCCGGCGGCGACGAAGTCGGCCTCGGGCTGTTCAACAACCTGAAAGGGAATATCGGCGAGATCCTGAGCGAGTCGATCCAGGCAGAGGTACTGGCCACGGTGCGGACCAGCCATCCGGGCGCGCGCAGCTATGCCGACCTGCACATGCAGTTGCCCGGCGGCAAGCCGGTGGAGTTCTCCGACAACCTGATCGCCACGGAGGCCGACGGCAACCTGTACGTGCGCGCCGGCTTCGAGGTCAAATCCGGTGGCGCGGGCGGCCAGGAGGCCACCGAACAGATCCACAGCTGGATCGAAGGCCGCCTGGCGGATGGTGCCGAGCTGATCCTCGCCGACGGCCGCCGCTTCATGTATGCGCCCGACCGGACCACCGGCCCCGGCCGCGTGATCTTCCTGGCCTCGGCGCCGCGCCACATCATTGCCCCGCTTGGCGCGGAGCAGCTTGGCACGGGTTCTGGAATGGGCGTGGCCGGGCCGGTGCAGCGCCATGCGCTGCCGGTGACGCCGCAGGAGCTGAACTACATCGCGCGGCTGATCGCCGAAGGCATGCCGGCCGCGCCGCCGTAGGCGTTGGCCCTTCCGGGCGCCATCGGCCTACAGGAATTCGGCGCGGTCGATCCCGTGCTTTTTCAGCAGGCGCCCGAACACCCGCCGCTCTTTCCCCGCCTCGCGCGCCGCCGCGGACACGTTGCCACCGCTGCGCGCCAGCGCGGCGCGCAAGTACGCGCATTCGAACGCCGCCAGCGCCTGGTCGCGCGCCTGCTTGAACGGCGGCACTTCCTGCAGCCGGCAAGCGGCGCCATCGCCGCCGCCATCGCCGCCATCGCCGGCCGCGCATTCCGCCGGGCAGCCCTCGGCATGCGCGACGCGCCCGTCGCACGACAGCACGCAGCGCTGCACGAAGTTCTCCAGCTCACGCACATTGCCCCGCCACGGCTGTGCCAGCATCCACGCCAGCGAGACCTGGTCGAAGCGGCAGCCGGGCCAGCCATAGCGGGCACAGAAGCGCGACGCGAACAGTTCGACCAGCGGCGGGATGTCTTCGGGGCGCTCCCTCAGGCTGGGCATGCGCACGTTGGCCACGTTGAGCCGATAGAGCAGGTCTTCGCGGAACCAGCCATCCCGGGCGCCCTGCTTCAGTTCGCGGTTGGTGGCGGCGACGATGCGCACGTCGGCCTTGCGGCTGTGCGCGGCGCCCAGCGGGCGGTAGCGGAAGTCCTGCAGGAAGCGCAGCAGCGCCGCCTGGCTGCGCAGGGACAGCGCATGGATTTCGTCGAAGAAGAGCGTGCCCCCTTCTGCCTGCGCAACCAGGCCGGCGGCGTCGCGGCGCGCATCGGTATAGGCGCCGCGCACGTGGCCGAAGAGTTCGCCTTCGAACAGCGTTTCGGGCAACGCGCCGCAATCCACGGGGACGAAGGGGCGGTCGCGGCGCCCGCCGCGATAGTGCAGGCTGCGCGCCACCAGCTCCTTGCCGGTGCCGGTCTCGCCCAGGATCAGCACGGGCACGTCGACGCGGGCCAGCCGGGCCACCACCGCCATCGCCTCCCGGAACACCTGGCTGGATCCCAGCAATCCGCCGGGGTTCTCGCCGTCCGGCATGACGCCGTCCTCCCCTGCCTGCGCGATGCCCGCAGGCGCGATTTCTTGTTTCGGAGACATCTTTCCCTCCCCCGGCGCCGGCAGCGCAGCGACAAGCATCGCGTCACCGGCCCAAATGCCTCACCCGGCGCCTTTGTGCAGGGCAGCAGCAAAGAGGCGGGATGGCTACACACTAGCCCATGGTGGCCGAAACGCAATTAAGTTTGCCGCAGATCAGCTTTCATGCGGGATTTGATCTTTGTATTCAATGGTTTAGGCATTCCGCAAGGCTACACGCCAGTGCACTGCATGTTGCATTTTGTGTTGTTAATTGGCATTTTGTGGAATAACATCAAGTCTCGATCCGCGCTTCTCGAGACCCGCCATGCCAGTCACCCTCCCCGCCCAAACCCGTGTCGTCATCATTGGCGGCGGCATCATCGGCTGCAGCGTTGCCTACCACCTGACGAAGCTGGGCTGGAAGGATGTGGTGCTGCTTGAACAGGGCCAGCTGTCGTGCGGCACGACCTGGCACGCAGCCGGGCTGGTCGGCCAGCTGCGCACGCAGGAAAGCATGACAAGGTTGATCCGCTACTCCACGCAGCTCTACAGCGAGCTGGAAGCCGAAACCGGCCTCGGCACCGGCTGGAAGCAATGCGGCTCCCTGTCCGTGGCGCGCACCGCCGGGCGCATGACGCAGCTGCGCCGCACCGCCGCGGTGGCGCGCGCCTATGGCGTGGCGTGCGAAGTCATCTCCCCTTCCCAGGCCGGCGAGCTGTGGCCGGCAATGCGTACCGACGACCTGCGCGGCGCGGTCTGGCTGCCCGGCGACGGCAAGGCCAACCCCACCGACCTGACGCAGGCGCTGGCGCGCGGCGCGCGCAGCCGCGGCGCCATCATCGTGCAGGACACGAAGACCACCGCGATCCATACCGCCGGCGGCCGCGCCACCGGCGTCAGCTGGCGCAACAAGAACGGCGACGAGGGCCGGCTCGAAGCCGAGATCGTGGTCAATTGCGCCGGCCAGTGGGCACGGCAGGTGGGCCGGATGTGCGGCGTGACCGTGCCGCTGCATTCGGCCGAGCATTACTACATCGTCACCGAGCGCATCGCCGGCGTGCACCCCGACCTGCCGGTGATGCGCGACCCGGACGGCTTCATCTACTTCAAGGAGGAAGTGGGCGGGCTGGTGATGGGCGGCTTCGAGCCCGACGCCAAGCCTTGGGGCATGCAGGGCATCCCCGAACCATTCGAATTCCAGCTGCTGCCCGACGACTGGGACCAGTTCCAGGTCCTGATGGAAAACGCGCTGGTGCGCGTGCCCGCGCTGGAAACGGCACAGGTCAGGCAGTTCTACAACGGCCCGGAATCCTTCACGCCGGACAACAACTTCATCCTCGGCGAAGCGCCGGAGCTGCGCAATTTCTACGTCGGCGCGGGCTTCAACTCGATGGGCATCGCCTCCGCCGGCGGCGCCGGCATGGCGCTGGCGGAATGGATCGTCGCGGGCGAGCCGACCATGGACCTTTGGCCGGTCGATATCCGCCGCTTCGCCGGCTTCAACGGCAACCAGAACTGGCTGCACGACCGCATCAAGGAAACGCTCGGCCTGCACTACGCGATGCCGTGGCCGAACCGCGAGCTGGAGACCGCACGCCCGTTCCGCCGCTCGCCGCTGTATGCGCACCTGCGCGATGCCGGCGCCAGTTTCGGCAGCAAGATGGGCTGGGAGCGGCCCAGCTTCTTCGCGCCGCCGGGCGCATCGCCGCAGATCGAGTATGCCTTCGGCCAGCAGAACTGGCTGCCGTGGAGCGGTGCCGAGCACCGCGCCTGCCGCGAAGGCGTGGCGCTGTTCGACATGAGCTCGTTCTCCAAATACCTGGTCAAAGGCGCCGATGCCGAGGCGGTGCTGCAGTATGTGATGAGCAACGACGTGGCGGTGCCGCCGGGGCAGGCCGTCTATACCGCCATGCTCAACGAACGCGGCACCTATGAGTCCGACCTGACGGTGACGCGGCTGGCGCACGACCAGTACCTGGTGGTGACCGGGTCGGCGCAGGCCACGCGCGACCTCAGCTATATCGAGCGGCTGATCCCGTCCGACAAGCGCTGCGTGATCGTCGACATCACCGGCCAGTACGCGGTGCTGGCGGTGATGGGACCGCGCTCGCGCGAGCTGCTGCAGCAGGTGTCGCGCGCGGATTTCTCCAATGCAGGCTTTCCCTTCGGCAGCTCGCGCGAGATCGACCTCGGCTACGCCACCGTGCGCGCGACGCGGCTGACCTACGTGGGCGAGCTGGGCTGGGAACTGTACGTGCCGGTGGAATTCGCGGTGGGCGTCTACGAGACGCTGCACGAAGCCGGGCGCACGCTCGGGCTGGTCAATGCCGGCTACTACGCCATCGA
This genomic interval from Cupriavidus oxalaticus contains the following:
- a CDS encoding sigma-54 interaction domain-containing protein — encoded protein: MSPKQEIAPAGIAQAGEDGVMPDGENPGGLLGSSQVFREAMAVVARLARVDVPVLILGETGTGKELVARSLHYRGGRRDRPFVPVDCGALPETLFEGELFGHVRGAYTDARRDAAGLVAQAEGGTLFFDEIHALSLRSQAALLRFLQDFRYRPLGAAHSRKADVRIVAATNRELKQGARDGWFREDLLYRLNVANVRMPSLRERPEDIPPLVELFASRFCARYGWPGCRFDQVSLAWMLAQPWRGNVRELENFVQRCVLSCDGRVAHAEGCPAECAAGDGGDGGGDGAACRLQEVPPFKQARDQALAAFECAYLRAALARSGGNVSAAAREAGKERRVFGRLLKKHGIDRAEFL
- a CDS encoding eCIS core domain-containing protein gives rise to the protein MSQAGKPPGRAAATRRNQRPGDARHVAAPGKPHDAAAPADPARLDNQTHQDQASLGLLRRGRDVGGEVGSYVGSDVGSHVPAPQASTACSCTPGQPPCPACLAGGNAILRRKPRSHDLLRDSPGLALGHARPLGDSERGFFERRYHADLSAVRVHDNSSAAASATRLNARAFSTGADIAFGAGEFRPHTREGRHLLAHELAHVVQGHGGIRRAPAADAPATDAPATDRAAASADVRLSPTKPWLAMAPAQAGADAVATALYGANPQAMPKKMPEWASLYLGKLVGIQEFEVQPELLVEPFKTQFYERMSARLEADVAAVESILLQARIDAADERRLIDYVDWWSRRKDLRAGNGRTYFDMFLGRLRQDTWHTDYLVADSASKPFLDKLYTEVEERVGELNSMIASNSREYGAYRPTWARLEDLASVAQGGTAMPEVNPELVTRTSDLIAERLAGVTTAEDSKVIGDLIGGMPPAAQAEVLRNLMHRFGEADWTGIFGRFGEAWEGGMLYFLFEDMTEADRQRTAQALRQSKVLPGGTVDALTGGRGWGGKYLPYTTRLGHEAAEFYADECVHGEGAGSGAACVGLGFAVLWTPETAGATVATLATAGLGGPVAQAFPTLGRVMLVGGTGVAAYQGTQALVELATGTGMDGKPLDSTDKLTRGILLVSSALFMAAGFMGAASLGGKPPGALAPRPPGTIEPAVPGGGAGGGAAAEGAIPLRMLPVDPVTGECTVLGQNPATGEVAVLRINMKTGDGVMQSGATVRAVSRWQLQPERPLLGPAASPSAGTAPASAPASAPGTPAALAPRYLTVAELLPNPAEPFAVPAVETAYQGYVAGAPAPKPRLAWILATRGGPRATLVDLLGPNFPGPAESAASGANIQLGRIARPATLTQAALDKHLATVQAQPGKLGRKVAGMQRGGAGGDEVGLGLFNNLKGNIGEILSESIQAEVLATVRTSHPGARSYADLHMQLPGGKPVEFSDNLIATEADGNLYVRAGFEVKSGGAGGQEATEQIHSWIEGRLADGAELILADGRRFMYAPDRTTGPGRVIFLASAPRHIIAPLGAEQLGTGSGMGVAGPVQRHALPVTPQELNYIARLIAEGMPAAPP
- a CDS encoding GcvT family protein, which encodes MPVTLPAQTRVVIIGGGIIGCSVAYHLTKLGWKDVVLLEQGQLSCGTTWHAAGLVGQLRTQESMTRLIRYSTQLYSELEAETGLGTGWKQCGSLSVARTAGRMTQLRRTAAVARAYGVACEVISPSQAGELWPAMRTDDLRGAVWLPGDGKANPTDLTQALARGARSRGAIIVQDTKTTAIHTAGGRATGVSWRNKNGDEGRLEAEIVVNCAGQWARQVGRMCGVTVPLHSAEHYYIVTERIAGVHPDLPVMRDPDGFIYFKEEVGGLVMGGFEPDAKPWGMQGIPEPFEFQLLPDDWDQFQVLMENALVRVPALETAQVRQFYNGPESFTPDNNFILGEAPELRNFYVGAGFNSMGIASAGGAGMALAEWIVAGEPTMDLWPVDIRRFAGFNGNQNWLHDRIKETLGLHYAMPWPNRELETARPFRRSPLYAHLRDAGASFGSKMGWERPSFFAPPGASPQIEYAFGQQNWLPWSGAEHRACREGVALFDMSSFSKYLVKGADAEAVLQYVMSNDVAVPPGQAVYTAMLNERGTYESDLTVTRLAHDQYLVVTGSAQATRDLSYIERLIPSDKRCVIVDITGQYAVLAVMGPRSRELLQQVSRADFSNAGFPFGSSREIDLGYATVRATRLTYVGELGWELYVPVEFAVGVYETLHEAGRTLGLVNAGYYAIESLRLEKGYRAWGRELSPSVNPFEAGLSFACKLASGIDFRGREALLQLRQAGAPTRRMVVVTVDGASDAMLWGGEAVLRTGPDGSVRAVGSLSSAAFGHTLGCPVGMALLAREDGPADAAWLEAGIYHVDLAGELLPARVHLRAPYDPASERPKG